The stretch of DNA tccactcagctggcaaaaatgagtagtacctgtatttcaaagggcagccttgtcacattctgtgtcatgttgaatctccctgagaactacattaagggttcacatgtctgtggagtgctcagccactttcgtGTTAATTTCTTGAGCAGGTTGTTTCATTGATTAGATCAATTAGCAAACATTGAAATTGTAGAGTCTTTACTGTTAGAATGATAGGGTTATATTTATCCTTCTTAAATGGATTATTTAAAGGAAGAAATGCAGAGCTGATGGCATTTTGCAAAGCCTTGAGGTTGGTGGGTTTGGGAGTAAGAAAAAGAGGAGAATTACTCATGTCTTGCTACAGTATAAAGCAGACAATTCATTATCTTCAGACAGGAGATGTGGTTTTATTGCTTACATGATCGGGCACCACTGAAGCACCTAAGGACCAATGTCTGAAATGAATTAAAAAGgaaattcaaatgaaataatatagattttaacaataacatataatctcacacaaacatgtatctaATTTGGATTCACATTATAGTCACAGGCATGGCAGAGtagttaagaagtctgcttcccatccacatggtttttGGGTTCACTCcagctgcatggcaccttgagtttaccaaagccttatgagtagatttggcagtcaaaaagaagcctgttgtatgtgtgtgtgtgtgtgtgtgtacgtgagtatgtttgtgtttccctgtcttgacattacatgattgTTGTGAATggatgtcatttatttccaatattctatgaaaacatgtttggccatggggaaatattaacttgcttagaaacaggtaaggtttggcaaaaggaaagacatctggccatagaaaatctgactcatgcaagcatggaaaagtggatgttaagtggcagtggtggtggtggtggcagttaatcctaattaattttatcaaaatgAATTATACTtttttcaattgttgttgttgttggcactccgtcgcttatgacatcaagggttccagttgatccaatcaacggaacagcctgctcgtgaaattaatgtgcaagtggatgaacactccacagacatgtgtacccttaacgtagttctcggggatattcagcgtgacacagtgtgacaaggctgaccctttgaattacaggcacaacagaaacaggaagtaagagtgagagaaagttgtggtgaaagagtacagcagggttcaccaccatcccctgccggagccttacggagctttaggtgttttcgctcaataaacactcacaacgcccggtctggcaatcgaagccgtgagtccgctgccctaaccactgggccattgcgcctccacttatttaaggcagtaaactggcagaatcattagcatgctggacgaaatccttagcggcatttcacccgttgctacattctgagttaaaattctgccaaggtcgaccttgcctttcatcctttcggggtcagtaaattaataagtatcagttgaagactggggttgttgtaatagactcatcccctccctacaaattgctgcccttgtagcaaaatctgaaaccattattattattgttattatttgtttgtttgtttttttaattattttacagttGGCCCTTTGTCCTGCTCTCTGGAGAAGTATCAAGCCCCAAAATGTCTGCAGAATGTGGTCATCCACTGCTGTTAGAAAAAGGCTAGCATTACCATTTTCTGCACAACATGTCACTCCTTCAAGAAAGATGTCTGCTCCAGCTGAAAATCTTCATTGCGCCACAGTGGATAAGCATCTGCCCCTGAACAAGTTATCAGAAGAGGAAGAAATGATGCGGGACACAGGTAGATATCATCTTATAACTGTAATTTTAACATAtggtatatgtatgagagagagagagagagtgaatgaaagagagtataggaaagtgatgaagagagagagagagaaattagacTAGATTAGCTTCTTCAACTTTCTGAGTATTAAAATAATTGTTATCAGGCATATTAACATTCAAGACTTGGGGAATTGACATGAAAGATTTGAGAGGTGGTGAGATTCAGTATTTATAAAATTTGTAGGGTTTTTATTTAGTAAtaatttttcgtgtgtgtgtgtgtgtgtgttgtttatgtgtAGAGAAGGTGTAGTATTacaaagttctctctctctctccttgtgaTTAGTGATTGGGTCATGTTTccattaaaagttatttttaaggTTTCTATTCATGTAggtacaaggtggtatcaaaaagttcccggactagttctgaaTAAACAATTGAATAAACAATTCactggatatatgtgtatacaaatcaAATGGATAGTAGGTAGTGTTTGAGAAAGTGTTGTTGGTTGAAGGCTAGATTTGTAATAAAGCTTACGTTCAGAACACTGAGATGATATAAGactaaaacaattagcaatacACTATAGAAGAAACACATGTAACCCATCCATACCAGGCTGGAGAAATTGATGgtcaaatgatgatgttgataatataaCATATAAGTANNNNNNNNNNNNNNNNNNNNNNNNNNNNNNNNNNNNNNNNNNNNNNNNNNNNNNNNNNNNNNNNNNNNNNNNNNNNNNNNNNNNNNNNNNNNNNNNNNNNNNNNNNNNNNNNNNNNNNNNNNNNNNNNNNNNNNNNNNNNNNNNNNNNNNNNNNNNNNNNNNNNNNNNNNNNNNNNNNNNNNNNNNNNNNNNNNNNNNNNNNNNNNNNNNNNNNNNNNNNNNNNNNNNNNNNNNNNNNNNNNNNNNNNNNNNNNNNNNNNNNNNNNNNNNNNNNNNNNNNNNNNNNNNNNNNNNNNNNNNNNNNNNNNNNNNNNNNNNNNNNNNNNNNNNNNNNNNNNNNNNNNNNNNNNNNNNNNNNNNNNNNNNNNNNNNNNNNNNNNNNNNNNNNNNNNNNNNNNNNNNNNNNNNNNNNNNNNNNNNNNNNNNNNNNNNNNNNNNNNNNNNNNNNNNNNNNNNNNNNNNNNNNNNNNNNNNNNNNNNNNNNNNNNNNNNNNNNNNNNNNNNNNNNNNNNNNNNNNNNNNNNNNNNNNNNNNNNNNNNNNNNNNNNNNNNNNNNNNNNNNNNNNNNNNNNNNNNNNNNNNNNNNNNNNNNNNNNNNNNNNNNNNNNNNNNNNNNNNNNNNNNNNNNNNNNNNNNNNNNNNNNNNNNNNNNNNNNNNNNNNNNNNNNNNNNNNNNNNNNNNNNNNNNNNNNNNNNNNNNNNNNNNNNNNNNNNNNNNNNNNNNNNNNNNNNNNNNNNNNNNNNNNNNNNNNNNNNNNNNNNNNNNNNNNNNNNNNNNNNNNNNNNNNNNNNNNNNNNNNNNNNNNNNNNNNNNNNNNNNNNNNNNNNNNNNNNNNNNNNNNNNNNNNNNNNNNNNNNNNNNNNNNNNNNNNNNNNNNNNNNNNNNNNNNNNNNNNNNNNNNNNNNNNNNNNNNNNNNNNNNNNNNNNNNNNNNNNNNNNNNNNNNNNNN from Octopus bimaculoides isolate UCB-OBI-ISO-001 chromosome 14, ASM119413v2, whole genome shotgun sequence encodes:
- the LOC106881664 gene encoding uncharacterized protein LOC106881664, with the translated sequence MAMFHFGKLALCPALWRSIKPQNVCRMWSSTAVRKRLALPFSAQHVTPSRKMSAPAENLHCATVDKHLPLNKLSEEEEMMRDTGRYHLITVILTYGFVFACGLNMINSVLLVNN